The Carcharodon carcharias isolate sCarCar2 chromosome 33 unlocalized genomic scaffold, sCarCar2.pri SUPER_33_unloc_1, whole genome shotgun sequence genomic sequence tttaagcaTGTCcaacaaattaacacaatactctAGACAGTGAAATCCCAAAttgcttttctccagcttcactttcagtagacttatgcacaaatactggaggcttcattaaggctatttcacagaCTTCTGTTCGGTCTCACAATGCCTtcccctgacacatagcctcattctcctttatgtaTGTTTCTCTCTATGTTTAATATGCAAATTCTATTCTTTCACACGTCTTTCAAATGGTATCTTCCTCACAATGTAAAAGCTTTCACGTTGCCACTGTATATTGTCAGTCACcgttgggaaaagtaaacacattccttagcctcgCATATCTGGCTACTTGTAAACGGACTGAAATCcccttgaaatccaaatctcccggcgtttatctaaaaatgcaaattccgtTTGCACCTTCCCTGCTAATCCAGCTCCCAGCACCGAGCTCCTTTTGATGAGGCAAAGCCCGCAGTCtatttgactccaaatgtaatttagTCAGGCACAGAGCCAGCTAGCCACCCCCacaaacctacttcacaataaagcAGAAACTGTGAGGAAAATTATTTTACCTTCATGACAGCCAAGGATGCCTGAAACTCTGGAATTTCTAAAATCCCCTCTATTGCTCTCTGTCCATGTTGGTCTGAAGTGTTTTGGGAGTTATTGCTCcaggttgttgttgtagttgctGTTGTTCGTCTGAAGCGACCAAGAGCCTGAGGCTGAGGGTTCGGGTGTTTCCGGTCCCGCTCGGGGCTGCGTTCGGGTGTTTCCGGTCCCGCTCGGTGCCGTGTTCGGATATTTCCGGTCCCGCTCGGGGCTGTGTTCGGGTATTTCCGGTCCCGCTCGGGGCTGTGTTCGGGTATTTCCCGAGCCGCTGTGTCTCAGTGTTCGGGTATTTCCGGTCACGCGCGAGGCAGTGTTCGGCTATTTCCGGTGACGCTCGGGTGTTTCCGGTGGCGCTCGGGGCCGTGTTCGGGTATTTCCGGAAGCTGCTGTTCCGGAGCGGCTGGCGGGCGGTGGATCGGGCGGTAATAACGCGCTTCCCGCGCGGCCCCTCACAGATCGATTGACAGATCCAGTTCCATCAGCGGCGTCCCTGCTGCCTGAGGCGGCTCCTGCCCGAGGATCTGAGGCCCAGTCAGGGAGCGCCAAAGGTTGTTGCCAACTCGGGGGGTGAGGAATTCCGGGAGACTGGGGCACGTGACGGTGCCCAGGGCAGAGGCATTTCCACTGGGTGATGCCATtggatcccccccccacccagagagagagccagtcacTGCCAGaggacccccccccaaccagagagagtcagtcaCTGCCAGTGGaacccccagagagagtcagtcacTGCCAGTGGAACCCGCAGAGAGAGTCAGTCACTGCCAGTGGaacccccagagagagtcagccaCTGCCAGTGGaacccccagagagagtcagtcacTGCCAGTGGAACCCGCAGAGTCAGTCACTGCCAGTGGaacccccagagagagtcagccaCTGCCAGTGGAACCCGCAGAGAGAGTCAGTCACTGCCAGTGGAACCCGCAGAGAGAGTCAGTCACTGCCAGTGGAACCCCCAGAGAAAGTCAGTCACTGCCAGTGGAACCCCCAGAGAAAGTCAGTCACTGCCAGTGGaacccccagagagagtcagtcacTGCCAGTGGAATCCGCAGAGAGAGTCAGTCACTGCCAGTGGaacccccagagagagtcagccaCTGCCAGTGGaacccccagagagagtcagtcacTGCCAGTGGAACCCGCAGAGAGAGTCAGTCACTGCCAGTGGaacccccagagagagtcagtcacTGCCAGTGGaacccccagagagagtcagtcacTGCCAGTGGaacccccagagagagtcagtcacTGCCAGTGGAACCCGCAGAGAGAGTCTGTCACTGCCAGTGGCACCCCCAGAGAGTCAGCTACTGCCAGTGGACCCCCTCATTTGGAGTGAGTCAGTCACTGCTGGTGGACCTCCTGGCGAGCGTCAGCCACTGCCAGTGGACCCCCCAGAGAGAGTAAGCCATTGCCAATGGACCCCCCCCCCATAGAGACTCAGTCACTGCCAGTGGACCCCTTCCCTGGAGTGAGTCAGTTACTGCTAGTGGACCCtccagagagaatcagtgactgcCAGTGGATCCCTGGAGAGGATCACTGCCTCTGGACCCCCAGAATCATTGCTAGTGGACCCCCTGAACCCCATTGTATGGCACTGCCAGTGGGCCGCCTGTACCCCAGTGGAGAGTCATTACCAGTGATGCCCTGTACGCCATTGGAGAATCACTGCCAGTGATGtcatgtactccagtgagagtctgccAGTAAACCTGCATGTATTCCATTGAAATTCTGTGCTAGAGGACTCCCTGTTCCTCAGAGAGAGATATGAGTCACTGCCAGTGGACGCCCAATGCACTCCACAGCCAATGAGTATAATTGACAGTGGAACCCCTCCACCATGCCCAGTGAGAGCCACTGCCAGTGGACCCCTAGAGAGAGTCACTGCTATGGACCCCATGAACTCCAGTGAGTGGCACTGCCAGTGGGCCTCCTGTAGCTCAGAGAAGAGTCATTACCAGTGACGTCCTGTTCCACAATAGAGTGCCACtgccagtaccccagtgagattcactgCCAATGAACACCATGTAATCAATGAGAGTCACCGTGAGTGGACCCTGTGTACACCAGAGAGAGTCACTGCTAGTGGATTGCCCCAACCCTAATGTGAGCCTGTGCATCCCAATGAGAGTCTCTGCCAGTGGACTAACCCTCCTCCCCCAATAGCCCAGTGGGAGTCACTGCTGGGGAATACCACCCCTGTCCCCCgccctcccaccacctcctccacccagTACTCCAGTGGGAATCACTGCCAGGAAAGCCCCTGTGCAATTTGACCACATCTATAGGGAGCTTTACTGGGTATCCATCtcctgctgtccctgtcctgggtgtgtttgatgggggacagtgtagagcgagctttactctgtatctaaccccgtgctgtacctggcctgggaatgtttgatggggacagtgtagagggagctttactctgtatctaaccccgtggtgtacctgtcctgggagtgtgtgatggggacagtgtagagggagctttactctgtatctaaccccgtgctgtacctgttctgggagtgtgtgatggggacagtgtagagggagctttactctgtatctaaccccgtgctgtacctgtcctgggagtgtttgatggggacagtgtagagggagctttactctgtacctaaccccttGTTTGAAGTAAGATCTGAACCtttaacttgaatattgctgaaaagagaaacacgTCACTGAAAGCTATTATCCTGTGCTCATCAGagcaaacacaagaataccaaatttcaaatgatcactatTTTTACTACATGacaaagggtgctgattggttggcagctcagctctgattggctgaggtattACCATTGGGAAAGCAACAGGGAGCTCTCGGCTTCCCATACTCCCACATGGCTCAAATATTTATCCTCTTGTTTGTTGAGAAAGGGAccttgtgtgtgaatgtatgtactTCTAGCAGgtataaatgagccatgttatgagaGCATTGCAAGCCTATAGCTGCTTGTTGTTTTCTCCAGGGCAAAGTCTCAGCCAATCCGAGTtgtcttgccaaccaatcaccaACCGATCAgtttccttttctcctgtagtataagttgttgtgattgtttgaaatttggcattcttgggtttgccagatgaaaagcttcagcaacacgtccctcttttcaacaatattggTATCCTGTACAACTAAGATCCTGTTTATAAACCTTTCACTTGTTCCAGGATATGGCGACCAACGGTGACCCCTCTCGCCCCCTGTTTGGAGGCTCTTTCTCGGCGATTATCCCGCCTCATTCGATAGATGTCAGGTAAGGACATCTGTTGGCATTTAAAGTCTGGGGATGTAGCCTTCCTGTCCAACTTTCTGTCTGCGTTTTTTCTCGCAGCAACATTGCTGAGGATGCACCAGAGTCTGTAACCCTCCGCCTCTGGGGTTCTGCTGAGATCTCCCGCTTTTCCATCCCATTTCACCACCCTTTCCACCACCcccgacccacccacccagcacccttccCATTCCACTTGACTCTTGCTGGAATCGGCCAGGCCTCCCTCCAGCCTGTTTTTGCGTGTGAGAGTCTGGACAGTGAGTGCCAGCTGGCTGATTGACTTTGGAGGGCATCACAGCTCAACCCGACCCACTCCCTAACTGCTGTCCCTGCTCGAGTGCTCTGACCTGGGTAACAAGCAGGAGGGGTGTTCCCCCACTTTTAGGTGAGGTTCCCCAGTCTCCCACTCTTAACATCCTGGTGAAATGGTCGCCATCAACCAGAAACCCGTCTGGTCCCACCATggaaatgctgtggctacaagagcagttcagaggctgggtaATCTCAGCacagactcacctcctgactgccctaACCACCCTcaacacctacaaggcacaagtccaggAATGTGGTTaattattatttattcattcatccaTGGCAAGACCAGAATTTACTACCCAACCCTAATTACCCCTGGTAGTGAACTGCCATCCAATAATGGATAACACTCCACTGGCCTGGATGGGTGCGGCTCtgacaacacttgagaagctcgacattcatccaggataaagcagcatcctgattgattggcaccccatccaccaccatagacattcactccctctaccaccgacgcacagtactGGGTATGactccccctgattccctttgactccagttttgctagggctccttgatgtcacactcggtcaaatgctgccttgatgtcaagggcagtcactctcacctcacctcgggaattcagctcttttgtccatgtttgaaccgaggctgtaatgaggtcaggagctgagaggccctggcggaacccaaactgggcatcagtgtgtaggttattgctaagcaaatgccgcttgatagcactgttgatgaccccttccattactttactaatgatcgagagtagactgatggggcggtaattggctgagttgcatTTGTCCTGTGTACAGTTCCTTCTAAAAGACAGTGTGTTACAAAACATCGTTTTTTTGATTCCCTCTTCCTGTACAGTGAAATCCGTGAGATCCCGGATAACCAGGAAGTTTTTATCCACAGTGGGACGGACCAGAGCATCATCATCGAGCTACTGGAACACCAGATTCAGGTGCCCGATCAGGAGGCAGCCAGGTCAGTGTGTGGAACAATTCGGTGATTCTGAGTGGCATCTGTGCAGAATGGCAACAGCCCCAATcccgggagggagggaatggcgtgagggaagggaggggtgaGAACTCCGTGTGGAGAAATTTCAGTGAAAGGTGTTTAGCGCCGCAGGGCAGCAGCATTGGAAAGGGAAGCAGTCTTAAAGGCCTCTGGATATACCCAGACTCATTCAGATACCCAAAGGATTGAAGGGCTGGGACTTGCCACATTTATCGGTAAGATTGTGATGTAATCAAGTTTATTCCTAGTGGGATGGGGGAACAATCTGTCATGGCACTTCCTGGACTAGGATTGGGTggaattctctcttgctggactGTGATTGTGTTGAATTCTCACCTGCTGGACTGGGATTGGGTGCTATTCTCTTTCTGGACTGAGATTGGGTGGAATTCTCACTTGCTGGACTGGGATTGGGTGATATTCTCTTTCTGGACTGGGATTGGGTGATATTCTCTTTCTGGGTTGGGATTGGGTGGAATTCTCACCTGCTGGACTGGGATTGGGTGATATTCTCTTTCTGAACTGGGATtgggtggaattctctttctgaaCTGGGATTGGGCGATATTCTCTTTCTGGACTGGGATTGGGTGGAATTCTCACCTGCTGGACTGGGAttggtggaattctctttctgGACTGGGATTGGGTGATATTCTCTTTCTGGGTTGGGATTGGGTGGAATTCTCACCTGCTGGACTGGGATTGGGTGATATTCTCTTTCTGGACTGGGATTGGGTGGAATTCTCACCTGCTGGACTGGGATTGGGCGATATTCTCTTTCTGGACTGGGATTGGGTGGAATTCTCACCTGCTGGACTGGGATTGGGTGGAATTCTCACTGGACTGGGATTGGGTGGAATTCTCACCTGCTGGACTGGGATTGGGTGATATTCTCTTTCTGGACTGGGATTGGGTGGaattctgtctcactggaatGGGATTGGGTGGAATTCTCACAGGACTGGGATTGGGTGGAATTCTCACTGGAATGGGATTGGGTGGCATTCTCATCTGCTGGACTGGGATTGGGTGGAATTCTCTCTTGCGGGACTGGGATTGGGTGGAATTCTCTTGCTGGACTGGGATTGGGTGGCATTCTCATCTGCTGGACTGGGATTGGGTGGAATTCTCTCTTGCGGGACTGGGATTGGGTGGAATTCTCTCTTGCGGGACTGGGATTGGGTGGAATTCTCACTGGAATGGGATTGGGTGGCATTCTCATCTGCTGGACTGGGATTGGGTGGAATTCTCTCTTGCGGGACTGGGATTGGGTGGAATTCTCTTgctggactgggattgggacAAACGTCTGGTCATCTGCTGAAACATCCCCCAAAAGGGGCTTGTTGTCTGATATCGCTCCTGTGACGCAGCTTGggatgtgaaaggcgctatgtcAATGCAGGTCGTTGATCTGGAATCAGCGGTGATTTATGTTGTCAGGTACCACTTTGCTGATATCACGAGCTGTAATGATGCAACAGGAGTGGAGGGCACAGAGATCCTTAGTGTGGAGTccgtcagcagtgaccagattgcACTGCAGGATCCCAGCAGCACCTGGTTCCTCTCCGGGAAACAGCGGGTGGCCAAATTCAACGAGCAGGTCAGTGGCAGACGGCCGGATCACCAGGGTACGAGCTGGCAATGCGTGGTTAAGGAACGCGGGACAGTATCTCCGAGCTGGCTGCTTAAGTAAAATCATGAGCAGTAGATGTTTGGTTTTTGGTCTCTCCCAGCATAGGGCAGTAAGCAGGGAGGTCCCAAATTTAATTGTGGGTCTGTGGCAGGCCAGCTAATATCAGCCAGGGCCTCAGCTTCCATAGGATATTGCTGTTGTGGAGCATGCagtccagcagagaccagctgaATGGCCGCATGAATTGTGTGTGATCATACCCCAGAGAAAGAGGTTTTTTGGCCTGTCATGACTGCCAGCACCATGCTAAAGCAAACCCAACTCGCCTGTCCTTTCCCCACTGCCCTGCAAAGTCTTCTCTTTCCAGCTGCTTATCCAGCTCCCTTTCGAAagccttgattgaccctgtctccaccacactctcagacagtgcattccagaccctaaccactcgattgaccctgtctcccccacaccctcagacagtgcattccagatcctaaccactcgattgaccctgtctccaccacactctcagacagtgaattccagatcctaaccactcgattgaccctgtctccaccacactctcagtcagtgcattccagatcctaaccactcgattgaccctgtctccaccacactctcagacagtgcattccagatcctaaccactcgattgaccctgtctccatcacactctcagacagtgcattccaaaccctaaccactcgattgaccctgtctcccccacaccctcagacagtgcattccagatcctaaccactcgattgaccctgtctccaccacactctcagacagtgaattccagatcctaaccactcgattgaccctgtctccaccacactctcagtcagtgcattccagatcctaaccactcgattgaccctgtctccaccacactctcagacagtgcattccagatcctaaccactcgattgaccctgtctccatcacactctcagacagtgaattccagatcctaactactcgattgaccctgtctccaccacaccctcagacagtgcattccagatcctaaccac encodes the following:
- the rangrf gene encoding ran guanine nucleotide release factor, translating into MATNGDPSRPLFGGSFSAIIPPHSIDVSEIREIPDNQEVFIHSGTDQSIIIELLEHQIQVPDQEAARYHFADITSCNDATGVEGTEILSVESVSSDQIALQDPSSTWFLSGKQRVAKFNEQARNTVAIHLALFRLPQYSTDILITFNDPTVISPFSSSTGVTSTQAAGTSASTPQLWTLEQFRATVQSFRLLDPAIFS